The bacterium genome contains the following window.
GAAAGTCCTTCTAACTCAATAGCCTTTTTAAATTCATTAATAGATTTGAATTGTTTTTTAACCTTATTGAGTGCTTCTTCGAGCTCTGCAGGGGATATTGTAATTTTTTGTCTTTTAGCCTCTTGTAAAATAAGTTTTTCTTCAATTAATTTATCCAACACCTGCTGTTGTAATTTATTCATTTGTTCAGGAGTAAGGTTTGTCTCTATTGCACTCATCGCCTTATCTATTTCTGTTTGAGTAATTATATCCTCATTTATCCAGGCAACAATACGGTTAACGGTTTTTGCCTCAGCAAGATAACCTCCTGTAAAAGTTATAATTAAAGAAAAGATAATATATTTAGATTTCAATTTTAGTCTCCTTATAATTGGTAACTGGTAACTGGTAACTGGTGAATGGTGATTAGTGCTCTGTTGCCATTCAAGTGATTGATTGGCCATTGTCCCCCGCTGGCGGGGGTCTTATCGTTACCCACATCTTTTACTGGACAATGTTATTAACTATGCATTCATTCACAATTCACCATTCACAATTTTTTCCCTAAATTTCCTTAATAATGATGAATGGTGAATTATCAATTGTCAATTATTAAAACCCCTTTCTTCTCACGCTTCACGGTGTCCACTAAAACTTGTGGGTAACGATAAGGGCGGGGGTAGGGGGGTGGATTTTTCTATTTCAGATTTCATATTCCACCCTATTACCCCCGCCAGGGGACATCAATTGAGTAGCGACAGAGCATTAGTCACCAATTTTTAAATTCGTGAAGCCCTATAGAGTATTATAATATCAAAATCTATATTAATTGTCAATTTATTTTTTATCTTGACATTTACAGATTTATCTGATAGGCTAATTATAGCAGTTATTAGTCAAAATTTACTCAGAGTGGATAAGTAAAAAATCCCAAATCCCAAGCACCAAATCTCAAATAAGCACCCAATTTCAACTAATAAATACCAAACTATGGGGGGGTAATGTTTTGAATTTTGGTCATTCGAATTTGTTTGGAATTTGGAATTTGTGATTTGGAATTTCAGAGCCATATCTATGTCAAATTTCGATTAATAACTGCTATAGTAGTCATTAGTTTTTGCTTTCTGATGGCTGAACACTTAGAATAGAGGAGTATAAATTATGGGTATAACTTACAAATCAGCCGGGGTAGATATTAATGCGGGAAATGAATTGGTCCGTCGCATTAAAAAACTACCAACCAAAATTAGAGGTTCTACCTGGCAAGTTATTGGTGGGATTGGTGGGTTTAGTGGCTTATTTGAACTTGATTTCAAAAAATATAAAGAACCAGTTTTAGTCAGTAGTTGTGATGGCGTTGGGACGAAAATCAAAATTGCTCAAAAACTAAATCAACATAGAGGTATGGGGATTGATTTAGTGGCAATGTGTGTCAATGACCTGGTTACCTGCGGGGCACAATCTTTATTTTTCCTGGATTACCTGAGTTTTGGTAAATTAAACCTTACTGTTGCTCAAGAAATACTGGAGGGAATTGTTGAAGGCTGTAATCAAGCAGATTGTGCCTTGTTAGGCGGAGAAACTGCTGAAATGCCTGCGGTCTATTCGCCTGATGAGTATGATTTAGCTGGTTTTGCCGTCGGAGTAGTTGAGAAAGGAAATTTAATCGATGGAAACCAGATAGCTATTGACGATGCCATTATTGGTATTGCCTCCTCGGGCTTACATAGTAATGGTTTTTCATTAGTGCGGAAGGTATTTGAACAAGATATGGAAACTTTCAAAGATGAACTCCTTAAACCAACCAGGATTTATGTAAAGTCTATTTTGACACTCAAGGAAAGTTTTAACTTAAAGGGTATTGCCCATATCACGGGTGGTGGATTTTTAGATAATATCCCACGCATCCTGCCTGAAGGCACAAAAGCAGTGATTAGAAGAAATTCATGGGAAGTACCGTGGATTTTTAATGAGATTCAAAATAGAGGTGAAATTCAAGACCTTGAGATGTATCGAACATTTAATATGGGTATTGGAATGGTCATTATCGTTTCCGAAAAAGAGTTTTCCTCTGCTATGAAAAAATTAGACAGCTTGAGTGAAAAAACCTATTTAATCGGCCAGATAAAAGCAGGTAATAATGAAGTAGAATTCAGGTAATCAGTAATGCGTCAGTCATTTGGGGAAATGAACATTAACCTGCGGAGGACAGAGCAATGAAAATAGTAGGCAAGTAGGTAGTAGGTAAGTAGGAAAGGGATAAAGGATGTGCACGGTATTCCTCTTCTGGGGGTAATGTCTCCTCCTTTCCTACTCTCCTACTTCCTACTTTCAGGAGAATCCCCCATTTCACTGACCCATTACGGTAATCGGTAATACTGATTACCTGATTTCCAAAACTACTTATGAGGGGAGACATCAATAAAGGGCACAGGTCCTCCACCAACATATTGAGGTAAAACACCATTCCATTTTTCGATTGCGGCCATTTGAGCCTCTATTTTGCGTAATTCTACCAATTGAGGTGTAACTTGTTCTTTTTGGAGTCGGAGTGCTTCTGCCTGGGCTTGTGCTTGAGCGACTTTTTGTTCTGCCTCAGTCTTAATCCGCTCTAAATCCCGTTTTGCTTTCAAAGCCAGTTGTTCAGCCTGTTGTTTTGCTTCAATGGCGGCATTAAAATCGGCACTAAAATTAAAATCAGTAATTGAAACCGCATCTACTACCAAATACTTTTCTTTTAACCGAACATCCAATAATTGTTCTACCTGTTGTTTGACTTCTTCTCGTTTCTGGACAAGTTCTTCAGCAGTAAATCTTGCCGTCACGGCTTTGACTGATTCCTGAATAGCCGGGTCAACTATTCTACTTTCAAAATCAGGTCCTATTTCTTGCCACAATTTATTAACCATTATCGGATTTAACCCATAGTTTAGGGCAATTTCTGTGCTAACGGTTTGTAAATCTTTACTTGCGGCACTGGCTCTACTTTCACGCTTCCTTACTTTTACATCGACCAATATTACCTTTTCTATTATTGGAATTTTGAAATTTAGCCCTTCATTCTTTATTGAATCTTGCACCGCACCAAATCTTGTTACAACACCACGCTCACCAGGTCCAACGATGACAAATGGATTAAGTGTCATCAGAAGCATCAGAAGAACAAACCCCACAACGCCAAATTTAATTAAATGCTCTACACCTTTGTCTGATTTTACCATTTTTTTTCACCTCCTTTAGTTTGGTAAATGGTAACTGGTAATTGGTAACTGATAACTGGTAATTAATTACCAATTACCAGTTACCATTTAACCGATTACTTATTTTTAATTTCGTGAAGTCCTATTTGGTCAACGCTCTCGGATAAATTTGAGCGTTGATTTTATTAGTTTTCTCAAATCCACAGTTCTTCCTTCACCTCCATCTTTTTAAGTAGGAAGTGAGAAGTGAAAAGTGAGAAGTAAGAAAGTAAAAGGATAATTGATTAAACAGATTACATTTTTTGTAACCGTTCACCGCAGAGACACAGAGACGCAGAGAAGAAAATTAAAATTTATGGACGATAGGCTTAACATCCCTGATTTTCATCAGTGCAAGCTCCTGAGTCCAACAACATTAAACTTGCCCTGATGAAAATCAGGGATGGATTAACAAATCTGGCTTGCCGGCTGAACATTCGGCAAGCAGGTCATAAGTATTTCAATGGCTACACCAATAATCTTTTCTGTTATCTGATTTATTTCCATATCTTCTCTGTTCCTCTGCGTCTCTGCGGTAAATTACCACCTGAACGGTTACCATTTTTTATTGTAAGCGGATTGAACGGATTGAGCGGATTTTTTTATTTCTTTTTCCGCTAAATTCGTTAAATCCGCTTACTAAATCCACCCGCTTGCTATTAAAAATCTGCTTCCTTAATTTTCTACCTGCACAGGTCGAAAGTTTTCTTGCTAAATGGTAACTGATGAATGGTAATTAAGTTCCAATTACTAGAGATTCCCGGAGTCGTTCACAAAGTGCGTCGTGTTCATCCCAGAGAGCCTGTGGCAGTCGGTCTCCAAACTGGTTAAAGAATTCTGCAATACTTCTGGTCTCTTCAAGCCAGTCCTGTGGATTTACCTCGAAGAGGTGGTCTATAATCTCCGAAGGCAGGTCAAGACCAGTCATATCAAGGCTTTCTGGAGTAGGGACATAACCAATAGGGGTCTTTTTGGCTGATGTTTTACCGTTACAGCGGTCAATAATCCATTCGAGAACACGCAGGTTTTCACCATAGCCTGGCCAGAGGAATTTACCATCGTCCATTCTAAACCAATTAACATGGAATATCTTTGGTGGCTTTGTCATCTGGCGTCCCATTTTAAGCCAGTGACCAAAATAATCAGCCATATTGTAACCACAAAAGGGCAACATAGCCATTGGGTCGCGGCGAACTTCTCCCTGCTTTCCATACTGAGCCGCAGTCCGTTCTGAAGCCATAGTTGCTCCCATATAAACTCCATGCTCCCAATCAAATGCCTCGTAGACTAATGGGGCTAAATGTGCCCGTCTTCCACCAAAGATAATAGCCGTGATTGGCACTCCATGATGATGTTCTAATCGGTGGCTGGCGGAAGGACAATTAGCGATGGGCACCGTAAAACGACTGTTAGGGTGAGCACCTTTAATCGCATTACCATCTTTATCAACCATCCCTGGTTTCCATGGTTTCCCTTGCCAGTCCATTCCTTCATCAGGAACTGGACCATCTCCATCTTCCCACCATACCGTTCCATCTGGTTTAAGAAGAACATTTGTATAAATGGTATCTTTTTGAATCATAGTCACTGCGTTTGGATTGGTTTGAGAATTAGTGCCAGGTGCGACGCCAAAAAATCCTGCTTCCGGATTAATTGCCCATAATGCCCCATCACTATCAATTCGCATCCAGGCAATATCATCACCTACAGTCCAGATTCTATAACCTTTTTTCTTTAATCCCTCTGGTGGAATAAGCATAGCCAGATTGGTCTTACCGCAGGCACTTGGAAATGCGGCGGCAATATATTCGATATAGCCATTAGGTGACTCTATGCCCATAATTAACATATGTTCTGCCAGCCAGCCTTCTTTTTTCGCCAAATAACTGGCAATACGGAGGGCTAAACATTTTTTCCCGAGCAGG
Protein-coding sequences here:
- a CDS encoding phosphoenolpyruvate carboxykinase (GTP), with product MTNDQKVRRKIVMTNNSALLAWVDEMARLCKPDSIHWCDGSEEEKHRLTKEAIKTGELIELNQEKLPGCFYHRTALNDVARTENLTYICTSSKEEAGPTNNWLPPEEAYKKAGEIFNGSMVGRTMYVVPFSMGPVGSPFSKIGVELTDSIYVVLNMRIMTRMGKAVLDKLGEWGEFTRCLHSKADLDINRRLILHFPEDNTIWSVGSGYGGNVLLGKKCLALRIASYLAKKEGWLAEHMLIMGIESPNGYIEYIAAAFPSACGKTNLAMLIPPEGLKKKGYRIWTVGDDIAWMRIDSDGALWAINPEAGFFGVAPGTNSQTNPNAVTMIQKDTIYTNVLLKPDGTVWWEDGDGPVPDEGMDWQGKPWKPGMVDKDGNAIKGAHPNSRFTVPIANCPSASHRLEHHHGVPITAIIFGGRRAHLAPLVYEAFDWEHGVYMGATMASERTAAQYGKQGEVRRDPMAMLPFCGYNMADYFGHWLKMGRQMTKPPKIFHVNWFRMDDGKFLWPGYGENLRVLEWIIDRCNGKTSAKKTPIGYVPTPESLDMTGLDLPSEIIDHLFEVNPQDWLEETRSIAEFFNQFGDRLPQALWDEHDALCERLRESLVIGT
- the purM gene encoding phosphoribosylformylglycinamidine cyclo-ligase — encoded protein: MGITYKSAGVDINAGNELVRRIKKLPTKIRGSTWQVIGGIGGFSGLFELDFKKYKEPVLVSSCDGVGTKIKIAQKLNQHRGMGIDLVAMCVNDLVTCGAQSLFFLDYLSFGKLNLTVAQEILEGIVEGCNQADCALLGGETAEMPAVYSPDEYDLAGFAVGVVEKGNLIDGNQIAIDDAIIGIASSGLHSNGFSLVRKVFEQDMETFKDELLKPTRIYVKSILTLKESFNLKGIAHITGGGFLDNIPRILPEGTKAVIRRNSWEVPWIFNEIQNRGEIQDLEMYRTFNMGIGMVIIVSEKEFSSAMKKLDSLSEKTYLIGQIKAGNNEVEFR
- a CDS encoding prohibitin family protein; this encodes MVKSDKGVEHLIKFGVVGFVLLMLLMTLNPFVIVGPGERGVVTRFGAVQDSIKNEGLNFKIPIIEKVILVDVKVRKRESRASAASKDLQTVSTEIALNYGLNPIMVNKLWQEIGPDFESRIVDPAIQESVKAVTARFTAEELVQKREEVKQQVEQLLDVRLKEKYLVVDAVSITDFNFSADFNAAIEAKQQAEQLALKAKRDLERIKTEAEQKVAQAQAQAEALRLQKEQVTPQLVELRKIEAQMAAIEKWNGVLPQYVGGGPVPFIDVSPHK